One segment of Salinibaculum sp. SYNS191 DNA contains the following:
- a CDS encoding type IV pilin N-terminal domain-containing protein, which produces MRLRETIRELHSGEDRAVSPVIGVILMVAITVILAAVIASFVLGLGPSEAAPSAQFEFEEINTDDGVTIKIAHQSGDTIDPATLVTRGSFNNSAGNYVGSPDGSNGVNWTDSANTGSVLADISVSGNEISSGDYMSVNVTSGWDLSVVWEKDDQSSEIASQEA; this is translated from the coding sequence ATGAGATTACGCGAAACAATCCGGGAGTTGCATAGCGGAGAAGATAGGGCAGTCAGTCCAGTGATCGGTGTGATACTGATGGTCGCCATCACTGTGATCCTGGCTGCGGTCATCGCGTCGTTCGTGCTCGGGCTCGGCCCAAGCGAGGCCGCGCCAAGTGCGCAGTTTGAGTTTGAAGAAATCAATACCGACGACGGGGTCACGATCAAAATAGCCCACCAGAGTGGCGACACAATCGATCCAGCCACCTTAGTGACTCGTGGTAGCTTCAATAACAGTGCTGGTAATTATGTCGGTTCACCAGACGGATCAAATGGAGTCAACTGGACAGACAGCGCCAATACAGGCAGTGTATTAGCTGATATATCCGTAAGCGGGAATGAAATCTCCTCTGGAGATTACATGAGTGTTAACGTCACATCAGGCTGGGACCTCTCAGTCGTCTGGGAGAAGGACGACCAGTCCAGTGAGATAGCCTCACAAGAAGC
- a CDS encoding type IV pilin N-terminal domain-containing protein, producing the protein MKLQQLRNDDGAVSPVIGVILMVAITVILAAVIATFVLGLGDQVSDTAPQASFDFVENGNNIDITHTGGATLDAANINVTYGTFVDDANNWGGGTISAGDTYTTNDSVSSGDTVRIIWENDAGTDSATLREYEYGG; encoded by the coding sequence ATGAAGCTACAACAACTTCGCAACGACGATGGTGCAGTCAGTCCAGTGATTGGCGTGATATTGATGGTCGCAATCACCGTCATTCTGGCAGCCGTCATCGCAACATTCGTCCTCGGTCTCGGTGACCAGGTGAGCGATACAGCGCCGCAGGCAAGTTTTGATTTTGTCGAGAATGGAAATAATATCGATATCACCCACACTGGTGGTGCAACCCTCGACGCAGCCAACATAAATGTCACCTACGGAACCTTCGTTGACGATGCGAATAACTGGGGTGGTGGGACGATATCCGCCGGTGACACATACACAACGAACGATAGCGTCAGTTCCGGAGATACAGTTCGAATTATCTGGGAGAATGATGCAGGAACGGACTCGGCAACCCTGCGCGAATACGAGTACGGCGGCTGA
- a CDS encoding Cdc6/Cdc18 family protein, translated as MITDARALRPEYIPRDLYHRDGQKDALASWLDPLTHGRSGENAFIFGPTGSGKTTLAKYIAKKLAKQTFDVRWGLANCMSDPTPAATLAEIVRETDLGTQRPDGTPRAHYIRLLREADSQILAIIDEVNALTDLALLHALYDVPGVTLVCICVDEDSLFSAPDINSETRSRLRTFRTMHLDPYSHDELVDILDYRVEYGLMRDRVADDAIDYIADLAVGNARTAIALLRRAAEAASADECPITSGLVDDVQEEALADVRDRHIRSLGTHQRAIFEIIREAGSSGIRATDLHGRYASRVQEPRGQSMRRRYLNSLERYGLIEQAGTGRGTRYCVLQIEEA; from the coding sequence ATGATAACTGACGCCCGAGCGCTCCGCCCGGAATACATCCCACGTGACCTGTACCACCGTGATGGACAGAAAGACGCACTGGCCTCGTGGCTCGATCCACTCACCCATGGTCGCTCGGGCGAGAACGCGTTTATTTTCGGCCCGACTGGGTCAGGAAAGACCACGCTGGCGAAGTACATCGCAAAGAAACTAGCGAAACAGACGTTCGACGTGCGCTGGGGCCTGGCGAACTGTATGTCGGATCCGACGCCTGCAGCGACGCTCGCCGAGATCGTGCGGGAGACCGACCTGGGGACGCAGCGCCCCGACGGCACCCCCCGCGCTCACTACATCCGGTTGCTCCGTGAGGCAGACTCGCAGATTCTTGCCATCATCGACGAGGTGAACGCGCTGACCGACCTCGCCCTGCTGCATGCGCTGTACGATGTCCCGGGCGTGACGCTGGTCTGCATCTGTGTCGACGAGGATTCGTTGTTCTCAGCCCCGGATATCAACTCGGAGACGCGGAGTCGGCTGCGGACGTTCCGAACGATGCATCTTGACCCGTATTCGCATGACGAGCTGGTCGACATCCTCGATTACCGTGTCGAATATGGGTTGATGCGCGACCGCGTCGCCGATGACGCGATTGACTACATTGCCGACCTTGCCGTCGGTAACGCTCGGACAGCGATTGCGTTACTCCGGCGGGCGGCCGAGGCGGCCAGTGCGGACGAGTGTCCCATTACGTCCGGGCTCGTCGACGACGTCCAGGAAGAGGCGCTGGCCGACGTGCGCGACCGCCATATTCGGTCGCTGGGGACGCACCAGCGCGCGATATTCGAAATTATTCGCGAAGCGGGGAGTTCGGGCATCCGAGCGACAGACCTTCACGGCCGGTACGCAAGCCGCGTCCAGGAGCCACGCGGCCAGAGTATGCGTCGGCGGTACCTCAACAGCCTCGAACGCTACGGCCTCATCGAACAGGCTGGAACCGGACGTGGGACACGCTACTGTGTCTTGCAAATCGAAGAAGCGTGA
- a CDS encoding type IV toxin-antitoxin system AbiEi family antitoxin domain-containing protein, which yields MQLPIDDRILELLSETGIILSPAVIAINIDKSRDEVNRRLSKLVDKGMVERVKRGYYRITPDGEAYLQGESESS from the coding sequence ATGCAGTTGCCCATTGACGACAGAATCCTTGAGCTGTTGTCTGAGACAGGTATTATACTGTCGCCCGCGGTAATCGCTATCAACATCGACAAATCCAGAGATGAAGTCAATCGTCGTCTTTCCAAACTTGTTGATAAAGGGATGGTAGAACGTGTGAAGAGGGGCTACTATCGAATTACACCAGACGGCGAAGCATATCTTCAGGGAGAATCCGAAAGCTCCTGA
- a CDS encoding PadR family transcriptional regulator, whose translation MSTDTTTTDSTDTTTTWTDLSAFQRDTLAVLQEIDHEDATSYGLEIKRRLEDLYGEEVNHGRLYPNLDQLVQADLVEKSDLDERTNRYALTHAGKRLLEVQAEHLATLTDICQAEVVADGGQEFVPVHFIAYEDDADLEIDDSGEDPTVANHDELVNSGQTFGEIRMMSREHAEEYDLDVVTQDDALWCDEVADLDIGEAVRVDDLREEGAVS comes from the coding sequence ATGAGTACCGACACCACCACGACCGACAGTACCGATACCACGACCACCTGGACGGACCTGTCCGCGTTCCAGCGCGACACGCTCGCCGTCCTGCAGGAGATCGACCACGAGGATGCCACGAGCTACGGGCTCGAAATCAAGCGCCGGCTCGAAGACCTCTACGGCGAAGAGGTCAACCACGGCCGGCTGTACCCGAACCTCGATCAACTCGTTCAGGCCGACCTGGTCGAAAAGAGCGACCTCGACGAGCGCACGAATCGCTACGCGTTGACTCACGCCGGGAAGCGCCTGCTCGAAGTGCAGGCCGAACATCTCGCGACGCTGACCGACATCTGCCAAGCCGAGGTCGTCGCCGACGGCGGGCAGGAGTTCGTCCCGGTACACTTCATCGCCTACGAGGACGACGCCGACTTGGAGATTGATGACAGCGGCGAGGATCCGACCGTCGCGAACCACGACGAGCTGGTCAACAGCGGCCAGACGTTCGGCGAGATCCGCATGATGTCCCGCGAGCACGCGGAGGAGTACGACCTCGATGTCGTCACCCAGGACGACGCGCTCTGGTGCGACGAGGTTGCAGACCTGGATATCGGCGAGGCCGTCCGGGTCGACGACCTGCGCGAGGAGGGCGCCGTCTCATGA
- a CDS encoding J domain-containing protein, whose product MTSQQDRTDGAVDWPAQFERTPASQRVHTSKFGVTFHEALRRIETELLDRVGADDWRVSTAAPHRKQDGMPYANANPSDPAVVVRWSKDGQQFAVACDHYTDWRDNARAIGLYIREKRKMSDRPVTTGQSEFATARLPSGNEEAIVADAPADQPAPHEVLDVTPDAPEDVVEAAYRQKTKTAHPDQGGSAEELKRVRQAKEAMLDGGER is encoded by the coding sequence ATGACGAGCCAGCAGGACCGCACGGACGGAGCGGTCGACTGGCCGGCACAATTCGAACGGACGCCCGCGTCACAACGCGTCCACACCTCGAAGTTCGGCGTTACGTTCCACGAGGCACTTCGGCGCATCGAGACGGAACTACTGGATCGCGTCGGCGCTGATGATTGGCGCGTCTCGACGGCCGCTCCCCACCGGAAACAGGACGGGATGCCGTATGCGAACGCCAACCCGTCGGATCCAGCGGTCGTGGTCCGGTGGTCGAAAGATGGCCAGCAATTCGCCGTCGCCTGCGATCACTACACGGACTGGCGGGACAACGCCCGGGCGATTGGGCTGTACATTCGTGAGAAGCGCAAGATGTCTGACCGGCCGGTGACGACCGGGCAGTCCGAGTTCGCGACGGCGCGGCTGCCCAGCGGCAACGAAGAAGCCATCGTCGCCGACGCGCCGGCCGACCAGCCAGCGCCGCACGAGGTCCTCGATGTCACGCCGGACGCTCCCGAAGACGTCGTCGAGGCGGCCTACCGTCAGAAGACGAAGACTGCCCACCCCGACCAGGGCGGCAGCGCCGAGGAACTGAAGCGCGTCCGCCAGGCGAAGGAAGCGATGTTGGACGGAGGGGAGCGATGA
- a CDS encoding tyrosine-type recombinase/integrase has protein sequence MSDGRDLSPREAAERWLDRRRPDVRDSTLSTLWYRLKLFVEYCEREGFDSIRDIDGWDIDEYQLHRHQNAKPLTLNKELGTLRQWLEYCVSIGVVDEAVPTAVEIPDVDPADRSDDTMLPPERGEALLSWYRDSPQRASRPHALLEIFWTVGCRSGALRSLDVRDFNADEQWLRFEHRPETGTELKKGRRGERYVGLLDEPTAVLAEFLDRERMDISDRYGRSPLIPSEAGRPATSTIRDWCYLATVPCKHGPCPHENDPASCEYLSYVTASGCPSSRSPHQVRTGSITWQLSRGVPIEVIADRVNSSPDTIEEHYDKEDPRRELEVRRRGHLDALSLDDDTRTHE, from the coding sequence ATGAGTGATGGCCGCGATCTCTCCCCACGCGAGGCAGCGGAGCGCTGGCTTGATCGTCGACGACCAGACGTTCGCGACTCCACGCTGTCGACGCTGTGGTACCGCCTCAAACTGTTCGTCGAGTACTGCGAGCGAGAAGGGTTCGACTCCATTCGTGACATCGACGGATGGGACATTGACGAGTATCAGCTGCATCGCCATCAGAACGCCAAACCTCTCACGCTTAACAAGGAACTCGGGACGCTCCGGCAGTGGCTGGAGTACTGTGTCTCGATTGGAGTCGTCGACGAGGCTGTCCCGACGGCTGTTGAGATACCCGATGTCGATCCAGCAGACCGCAGTGACGACACGATGCTGCCGCCAGAGCGTGGCGAGGCGTTACTCTCGTGGTATCGCGATAGTCCCCAGCGCGCGAGTCGCCCACACGCTCTCCTGGAAATCTTCTGGACCGTCGGCTGTCGGTCGGGGGCGCTACGGAGTCTCGATGTGCGAGATTTCAACGCCGACGAACAGTGGCTCCGATTCGAGCACCGGCCGGAGACCGGCACCGAGCTCAAGAAGGGTCGTCGTGGCGAGCGCTACGTCGGGTTGCTCGACGAGCCGACGGCCGTCCTTGCCGAGTTCCTGGATCGCGAGCGGATGGACATCTCCGACAGGTACGGCCGCTCGCCGCTCATCCCCAGCGAGGCAGGGCGACCGGCGACTAGTACTATCCGCGATTGGTGCTACTTGGCGACGGTCCCCTGCAAGCACGGCCCCTGCCCGCACGAGAACGACCCGGCCTCCTGTGAGTATCTGTCGTACGTCACGGCAAGCGGATGTCCGTCAAGTCGGTCGCCCCACCAGGTGCGGACAGGCTCGATTACATGGCAGCTCTCCCGTGGCGTCCCGATTGAGGTCATTGCAGATCGGGTCAACTCCAGCCCAGATACCATCGAAGAACACTACGACAAGGAAGATCCGCGGCGCGAACTCGAAGTGCGCCGCCGCGGCCACCTCGACGCACTTTCACTTGACGATGACACCAGAACGCACGAGTAA